The DNA segment CTGCCATCAGAATCAATAGTACATTGTCACCAGCCATAGCCACTAATTCTCTAGAAAATGAAAAAGACACTCCTGTTGCAGATAAAGCTCCAACAATAAAACCTACACCTGCAATAATACACACCACTTCAGTTAAAACCTTGGACATATTCACAACCATATCGAACATTTGTTTCAAATTCATTCTAGTTTGTTTTTTAATCATCGCGATTACTAATAATGCTGCACTCGCATAATAAGGGGCCTGACCTTCTGAGTTAAGAATGGTTATACATCCAATTAACAATAAAAGAGCGATAAGGTAATACCATCCCTCTTTTATTGTTCCTATAAATGAGGGGATGGTTGATTTCGGCATTCCTTTTAATCCCTTTCTCGCTGCATAACCATCTACTTGTACTAATAATGCAAGATAATACAAAAACGAGGGTATTGCTGCTGCAAGAATAATTTCCAAATAGGGAACACCTAAAAAAGATGCCATAATAAATGCTGCTGAACCCATGATTGGCGGAGTAATAGTTCCTCCTGTAGAAGCACAAGCCTCAACAGCTCCAGCATAATGGGCTTTATATCCAGACTTTTTCATAGCAGGGATTGTCATTGCTCCAGATGTAATCGTGTTAGAAATAGCACTACCGCTCAACATCCCAAAAAAAGCACTTGCTACGACTGAAACCTTTGCTTCACCTCCTCTTGTTTTTCCAAAAAGAGATTGAGCAAGTTTAAAGAAAAATCCTCCACCACCAGTGTAAGTAAGTACGACACCAAAAACTAAGAATCCAATAATTAGATTCCCAACTGTTGTAAAGGGAATACCGATAATGCTATTGTTGCTCATAACATGATTACTTGCGAGAGTGAAAAAATCATATGATTTTCCTTGTAAAAATCTAACGGGCATATTAGACGCAATAAGAGGGTAAAGAGATATAACTAAACACATAATCGATAATATTAACCCGCCTGTTCGCCTCAAAGACTCCAATAATAGAATCCAAAGTATAACACTGAAAAAAACAGCTAGTGGAGGCGCATTCCACTGCCACCCTTCTAAAATGATACGTTCACCATTGAAGCTAAAATACATTAAAGTTCCTATAGAAAGTACAAAAAATACTAAATCAAACCATTTAACAGGTGTAGGTTTTTTTTTACTAGCAGGAAATAGGAGAAAAGCAATTGAAGTGAAACAGGCTAGTAATAAATACAAATAAGAATTTTGCATAGGGTTTATCCCGAAAAGATTTAAATAAAACAGCTTATTTATAGACAAGAAAATTCCAGTCAGAGTTAAAATTACAACAATGATTTTCAAAGTTTTGTTTAATCTACCGTCCATTTTTGAACCTCCAAACGAATATTTTTACAAAACAACACGGTGTCAGTCACCTTATTTGACTGACACCGTGTCACTCAGTCTATTTCACAAGCTCACTTTTCCTTTCTAACCAATACTCCGCAAATTTTTCATCTGATATCCCTTTATCCTTAGCTTCCGCCACCACTTTTTCCCACGCTTCAGCTAAGCGATTGGATCGTTCAATTAATTCATCATTTTTTGCTTGCTTTTCCTCACTCCACATACCATTTTCCTTAAAGAACTCCACAGTTTCTTCATGAAATGGAAGTCCACGAGGTTCAGTTAATACTTTTTCTTTTGCGTAAAGAGATGCTCCTGGAACCGCGTCCTTAAATTGATCAAAGTTTTCATCCATCGCCTCTAACAAGCTTTTTATATTCTCTGCATCAGCATAACTAACTATTGAATAGCCGTATCCCATAAGTGGAGTTTCACCTTCCATACCTGCACCATCATCTCGACTTTCTGGGAATAGCCACGGAGCAACTTCTTCTACACGACTCCATCCTTCATCATCATTTGGATTCATATTAATCCAATCTATCTTACTTTTACTATCTGTCTCATAGAAAGTAGATGAGGATGGAATTCCACTGACCGCGTCTATTTGGCCTTGAGCGAGAGCTGCACCCTGACCTGCGTAAGTAGTTAGCTCAACTACCTCTACGTCATCCCACGTCAAATCTCCAAATGCTAACATTGCTTCAGTTTTTACATTGACAGAGGAGTTTCCAGGAAAATAAGGAATCTTCTTTCCTTTTAAATCTTCTATACTTTCAATACCGTCCTCTTCCCGTACACCAAATCCATACTGACTTATTGGTGACCATACAGCTCTTAAGTTTTGAGGCCCCCACGCTAGATCTGCGTATTCCTCTCTTCCTTCAAAGGCAAATTGTGATTCATCTCCCAGTTTACCTATGGAAGCTTGTCCATCTCTTAATACGGTCATTCTACCAACTCCAGTTGCTGAAGGAATCAGCCGAATATTGGTGTTGTACTGTTCTGTCAGCATATCCGCAATAGCTGACATTTCTGCGTATCCGCTAGCTCCAACGTCATATACACTCCACGTCATTAGGCTTGGGAGATTAATGCTCCCCTCATTGTTGTCCCCGTTAGATGCATTGCTCTTTGATGAATTACTACAACCAACGAATGTTAGTGCAGATGATATAAGTAAGATTATCAGAAATATGTTTTTTCTCATTTACTTCCCCCTAACTAGTCACTCACACTAGATAATATTTTCTAAAATATATCCCCATAAAAACTTTTTATATGAAGCGCTTCCATTTTAATGATAAACAGTACACATCCCCCCTATGAATAAAAACAAAAAATTGATATTTATAGTTCACTAATTGTACCTCGAATAAAGTAGCCTACATGTTCAAAGTACTATTCTCTCTTTGAAAAAGCATCTAATCTTTTTTGTGGTATTTCTGTTGAAAAAGTAAGGGCGAACTTGTTTACACTATCCTTGATTGCATAATCTAAGTTTGTGTTTTGCCAGGTTTGAAATAATTCTTTTTGTTGTCTAACCGTGTAAAAAGGCTTTTCAACAACTTTATTTGCAAATACTTCAGCAGTTTCTCTTAGTTGATCTTGTTCAACAACCAAGTTTAAAAAACCAAATTGATTCATACGTTCTACATCTACAGGTTCACCCAGTAATAACATTTCCTTTGCTAAACTTAATCCGACATACTTTTGCAAAAGAACTGAATCCAATACAGATGGAATCCCTAAGTTAATTTCAGGCATCGAAAAAACAGCATTTTTTGATGCAATTCTAATATCCGCAGCCATACTCATTTCTAGCGCACCACCAATACAATGTCCATTAATCGCCATAATTACAACTTGTGGAATGGTGCGAATGAGTTGACAAGCCATTCGTAACTCAGATATTAGTTCATATGCACTTTGAGGATTTAATTGATCAAATTCATTTACATGCATGCCTGTCGAAAAAGATTTGTCTCCTTTTCCCGTAAAAATAACAGCTCTTACCGTATCACTATTTGATATTTTTTGTAGCTGTTGAATAATTAGTGATAGCTCAAACCTTGTTAAACAATTTAGTTTTTCTGGACGATTAAACGTTATCCATTCGATTTTTCCTTTTCTTTCAAAAATTACATTATTGTCAGCTATAACAATCTCTCTCCTTCCTAAAATTCCTATAATAGGAATCCTTTTTCTCTTTTTGTGAATTTATTGTATCATGTATTTATGATTTTTAAAATCACTATTTTAGAAATTATCGGAACTTTCTAACTATAAAACTGTTTCTATATATAAATTAGTCAAGCGACAATGGTGCTGTACTCAAAAAATACAATATCGATTCAAAATGAAACAAACCTAAATCGAGAGGTTTGCTTAAGAGGATCCAATTCGATTAGTTCAGCAATGACTTGATTTTACTTAATGGCGACTCAATATTTGTAATGCAAGTACGTGTTCTATTTACTTTATCCTCCTTGATAGAGGTATATATAGAATAATATTGACTTTTATCATACACGATTGATATAATAAATTCGTCGAATATTCTAAAAATAATCTATCTCACTTCTGGTTAGGCACCCCCTTTCCAGATCAGTGAAGAAGGATTTTTTTCAAAATAAAAACTGTCAAATCTAGTAGACTCTATTGAGACAATAGAGCGATAGCTTAGACGAAGAGCCAGTTAAGCAGATATGGACATAGCCCATGTCTGCTTAACTGGCTTTTTATTTTTCAATTAGAAAGTACAACGAAAGCTATTAAGGAGGTTTTTTATGAGAAGAATGGCAGAATCATAAATATCCTTTAAAAAAGTGGACATGAAAGATTTATTTGATCAGAAGAAATATTGGGTTTTGAAAGAGGCCTTTATACTTAATCGGTAAGGAGAATAGATATGCAGAATGGAAATGTTATCTTTATTGCTGGCCATGCTCGACTCCCAGAAGGCATGGCTGCGCACAGTATGTTTCATACATTAACAGTTACAGCAGAATTAGACCGTCAATACGGAGTGATTTTACAATGTTCATGCACACTGGTCACAGAGCATGGGCGAGATTTTATTCATCACCTCTTACAAGGCTACAGTTTACTTAACGGTGTTCAGGATCCGGTCAACGCGATTGAGCAAAATTATTTTGGTAAAGCTAAAAACGCAATTATTGCTGCTTTAAAAGATTTATACACCCAATATGAGGTTGTAAGAAAAGAACGCACACATGGAGTGAAGGTCTAATGTATGATTACGTGATCGTCGGGGCAGGAATCGTAGGTCTAGCCGTCGCTTATTCGATTCAAAAACATCGTCCGAAAGCATCCATCGCAATTGTAGATAAAGAAAAACAGGTAGCCACCCATCAAACAGGACATAATAGCGGGGTGATTCATTCTGGCATTTACTATAAGCCCGGGAGTTACAAAGCCCGATTTGCCAAAGCCGGTAATGAGTCAATGATTGCGTTTTGTGAAGAGCACGGCATCGCCTATGATCAGTGTGGCAAGGTAATCGTAGCAACCAGGGAAGAACAACTGCCTGCTTTACAAAAATTATATGAACGTGGACAGGATAACGGATTAACGGTTCATTGGTTAGAGCAGGAGGCTCTTTTACAACGGGAACCGTACGTGAAGGGAGCTGCAGCTATAGAAGTACCGTCTACAGGTATTGTGGATTACAAAGAAGTGAGTGAAACACTTGCACTTCTGACCAAAGAAAAAGGAGCCGATCTTTATTTAAATGCAGAGGTCAAGCGTATTGATGAACAAGATGTGGTAACGATCGAGACCAATCAGCAAACGATACGCGGGAAAAAGATGATCAACTGTGCAGGATTGCATAGTGACCGGATTGCTGAGCTGGCTGGTTATCATTTGGATATGCAAATTGTACCTTTTCGTGGAGAATACTATCAGCTAAAAGGAGAGTCTAGACATCTAGTAAAAGACCTCATATATCCTGTCCCAAATCCGGATTTTCCGTTTTCAGGTGTTCATTTCACTCGTATGATTGATGGCAGTGTAGAGGCTGGACCAAACGCTGTTCTCGGATTTAAGCGAGAAGGTTACACAAAAAAGGATTGGAGCATAACGGACTTATCCCAGGTGCTTGGCTCCACAGGGTTTTGGCGATTAGCTTCTTCTTATATGAAGGAGGGAATGGGGGAGATGAAACGTTCCTTTAGTAAAAAAGCATTTGTCAGGGGATTACAAGAATTGATCCCATCTCTTACCGAGGACGATGTTGAACCAGCACCTGCAGGAGTGCGAGCTCAGGCCATGCGTTCAGATGGTACCTTGGTCGATGACTTTTATATCATTGCAGGGAAACGCAGTTTTCATGTGTGCAATGCTCCTTCTCCAGCAGCAACTAGTGCTTTGCAAATTGGAGAAGAAGTGTTTCGCAAAATGGAAGAAAAAAACTCCTATGCAATTTAATAAAATATTTTGACAATTATATATTTATTTTGTATAGTAAAGATAACGCTTACCTCGTTAGGGAGTTTATCCTTTTCATTTCGTAAGCGCACGAATTATCATGATCATATAATTCTACAACTATAATGCTGTTTAATAGGACGTGGCCTTTCTTGATCAAAGGAAGCCGTACCGTCTGTTAGAGCCAGTCTTTCTTACCATTAAAAATGGTGAGGTTAAGGCTGGCTTTTTGTATGAAATTTGAAAAACCATTAATTTAGGAGGAATGAACATGAGTATTACGGAAAAAGAAGTACTCGACTTTACTCAAAAAACGAAGCATTACAAAATCGCTATTCATCCCCAAAGTGATCGAATGTATCATATTACGATTGAAAAGACGGCATTTGAAGCCTTTTTTGAAAAAATAAAAAATATCGAGGTACAAGAGCTCGAATATATTCCATATACGCGATTTATTGTATCAAATGCATTGCAGGAAACACTCGGCGAAGCCTTCACAAAAACAGTGCAAAGTATTTTACAA comes from the Halobacillus shinanisalinarum genome and includes:
- a CDS encoding TRAP transporter permease; its protein translation is MDGRLNKTLKIIVVILTLTGIFLSINKLFYLNLFGINPMQNSYLYLLLACFTSIAFLLFPASKKKPTPVKWFDLVFFVLSIGTLMYFSFNGERIILEGWQWNAPPLAVFFSVILWILLLESLRRTGGLILSIMCLVISLYPLIASNMPVRFLQGKSYDFFTLASNHVMSNNSIIGIPFTTVGNLIIGFLVFGVVLTYTGGGGFFFKLAQSLFGKTRGGEAKVSVVASAFFGMLSGSAISNTITSGAMTIPAMKKSGYKAHYAGAVEACASTGGTITPPIMGSAAFIMASFLGVPYLEIILAAAIPSFLYYLALLVQVDGYAARKGLKGMPKSTIPSFIGTIKEGWYYLIALLLLIGCITILNSEGQAPYYASAALLVIAMIKKQTRMNLKQMFDMVVNMSKVLTEVVCIIAGVGFIVGALSATGVSFSFSRELVAMAGDNVLLILMAGAITSFILGMGMTVSAVYVFLAIVMAPALVEVGINPIAAHLFVVYWATASYITPPVALAAFSAASIAKSSAMKTGFTAMRLGIVTFLIPFFFVYQPELIAQGNVTQIVIVVATSIIGVGLLASALEGYLTGVGRIDNILFRILLFALGVCLFIPNLTTDIIGLITVFFVYIGSFILSKRDSGQAVNKREEYKVMDN
- a CDS encoding TAXI family TRAP transporter solute-binding subunit yields the protein MRKNIFLIILLISSALTFVGCSNSSKSNASNGDNNEGSINLPSLMTWSVYDVGASGYAEMSAIADMLTEQYNTNIRLIPSATGVGRMTVLRDGQASIGKLGDESQFAFEGREEYADLAWGPQNLRAVWSPISQYGFGVREEDGIESIEDLKGKKIPYFPGNSSVNVKTEAMLAFGDLTWDDVEVVELTTYAGQGAALAQGQIDAVSGIPSSSTFYETDSKSKIDWINMNPNDDEGWSRVEEVAPWLFPESRDDGAGMEGETPLMGYGYSIVSYADAENIKSLLEAMDENFDQFKDAVPGASLYAKEKVLTEPRGLPFHEETVEFFKENGMWSEEKQAKNDELIERSNRLAEAWEKVVAEAKDKGISDEKFAEYWLERKSELVK
- a CDS encoding enoyl-CoA hydratase/isomerase family protein, which produces MHKKRKRIPIIGILGRREIVIADNNVIFERKGKIEWITFNRPEKLNCLTRFELSLIIQQLQKISNSDTVRAVIFTGKGDKSFSTGMHVNEFDQLNPQSAYELISELRMACQLIRTIPQVVIMAINGHCIGGALEMSMAADIRIASKNAVFSMPEINLGIPSVLDSVLLQKYVGLSLAKEMLLLGEPVDVERMNQFGFLNLVVEQDQLRETAEVFANKVVEKPFYTVRQQKELFQTWQNTNLDYAIKDSVNKFALTFSTEIPQKRLDAFSKRE
- a CDS encoding DUF3870 domain-containing protein; this translates as MQNGNVIFIAGHARLPEGMAAHSMFHTLTVTAELDRQYGVILQCSCTLVTEHGRDFIHHLLQGYSLLNGVQDPVNAIEQNYFGKAKNAIIAALKDLYTQYEVVRKERTHGVKV
- the lhgO gene encoding L-2-hydroxyglutarate oxidase, yielding MYDYVIVGAGIVGLAVAYSIQKHRPKASIAIVDKEKQVATHQTGHNSGVIHSGIYYKPGSYKARFAKAGNESMIAFCEEHGIAYDQCGKVIVATREEQLPALQKLYERGQDNGLTVHWLEQEALLQREPYVKGAAAIEVPSTGIVDYKEVSETLALLTKEKGADLYLNAEVKRIDEQDVVTIETNQQTIRGKKMINCAGLHSDRIAELAGYHLDMQIVPFRGEYYQLKGESRHLVKDLIYPVPNPDFPFSGVHFTRMIDGSVEAGPNAVLGFKREGYTKKDWSITDLSQVLGSTGFWRLASSYMKEGMGEMKRSFSKKAFVRGLQELIPSLTEDDVEPAPAGVRAQAMRSDGTLVDDFYIIAGKRSFHVCNAPSPAATSALQIGEEVFRKMEEKNSYAI